The sequence tcctgatcagcagaggtttgagattgatgcaataatccatgtaaatcACAGAGGTTAAAATAAGTGCACGCAgtcaagataaaaaaataaaaaagagagaaaacggGTGCACGAggtaaaatgcatgcagttaaaacagtaaaaaaaagcgGGGAAAAACTGCAGTATGCGCGTGGTAAAATGGTAAAGGATTAAACGATGAACATATAAGAAGAATGAGCAATGCTAaacaggctagcaagctacaaacacagacttctGTCCACAGTGCAAAAAGTGCCTGAAGTTTGTGAAAAACACCCACATATAGTTTATTAAATTGTGCATTGCAACATTTGTATGATAAGAGCTCTCTTGTCGTGAACTCTTTCTCTTCTCTCATGAATTAGATAGTTATGGTTGTCGCTGTCTATTTGAGACCTATGGCTCCAGTGTACGTGCCTGCTGCTCTAATGCCTGTACACAGCTACAGTGGCCTGTTCATCTTCACCAGTGTGATCACAGAAAAACTCAAATTTGCACTGTAAGAGTTTGTTTGTATATTGCAGATGAGCCAATATTCACAGCCTTACAAATGCCGTTTTTGCTATATGTTGTTTGTAACATCTCGATTGAAAAACCCTGGTTagcattggagtggtggtggtgtagtggtgtaatgcactaaactggtaatcagaaggtcgctggttcgatccccacagccaccaccattgtgtccttgagcaaggcacttaactccaggttgctccggggggattgtccctgtaataagtgcactgtaagtcgctttggataaaagcgtttgccaaatgtataaatgtaaataaggaCTCTCCATCAGAGGTCGTTCTGGTTAATGGTCTTGGGCTACTCATTGCTGCGTTTGGTGCTCTTGTTGTTTGGATTTCCACTCCCCATCTTGGAAGAGGCCAAGGGAACAAATTCCACTGAGACACGCAGTCGCAATGGAAACAGAAGAGTCTGGATGAAACACATAATGGAAACGAGCTTTGAAACAAATTATGGGTTTTAGCAAATATCATCTCATATCAAAAATTAATTTTCCAAACATTTTAAAGCTTGTTCTAAAGAGCTTTATAACATAATAATGATTACCTTATAACCAATGTTAACATTTTTGTTATTGTGGAAGTCAAATTGATTGTGTCTTTGAAGGGCATTTTAGTCTGACAACAATGTTTTTGTAGGTATTTACACTGTATCAGCATTCAACAGACTACTCCATTATTCCAGTTAGAATATACTGCATTATTACAGTAATAACCTGCAGTGTTTATATGTCTCATCAGTGTCCATTTGTTTAAACACATAAGGTTGTGTTTAAGATGTACacaattaaatgtaaatgcacaaaattgtattttgtacCTTACTATGTAGAGGgccattcaaatgttttttttttaattattttatttgcctTATTAGAATAAGACAATTTCTTTAGGCCCCAGGAAAACATATGAAATAAAATTTCTagtattttaaaggggtcacgaCAATcctttgtttaatatttaaatgtgttcctggaggttcacttataatattagtaaagtttttttgcacaaaacagTCATTCCACCCTCATTTTGACCCTCTGTCAGGAacactcggttttggtgctgcttctcctttaagacttggtAAAtgtcttgactgacctgctctctctcactgttcaccactactgggcggAGCTACGGAAGTGATGAGGTAAAGTGggagttgatgtgttgttgtggagatgGTCAGATataaatgtctaccacagtgtgacatcacaatgtagagAAAGTTGAATCATTTTGGATGCTGTTTCAACAAACGCTCTTTtcgcagtgaggaggaagttttgagttctgaaacttacagtatatttttatagcaCAATGATCTCTTACATGTTAAAAGATAAAGGAAAAGTTTAATGCCAACCAACAGAGAGCAACAAAGATAAAACATGCTGATTTGCAAACAAAAGCTGGGAATTTaactaattttattttgaaatgacaattATTTTAATGATCTCCAAATATTCTTATGTAGTGTTATATTACTGCCCCATATTTTAGCAGCAAAACAGTCGAGGACGGGAGAACCCCTGATGAAAAGTTGAAACTGAAGTAAAGAGTAGGGATTTTTAATGTCTCTTTCCAAAAGTttgcattattttgcattaaCTGAAATGCAAAATAACTCTATTTCCAAGATGTTTAGTAGACAACACTCACATAAAAAtgaatgaggtcatgtgacaacaacacTGCATACTACTGTTTTGGAACGTTTATCGTTGCATGATGCATACTACTGTATTTCACTTACtattttatgaaatataattataCAGTGTATACTACAGTATTCAGTAGTAAGATAGTATTCCATTGTTCCCGTGGCACAGCTAATACATTTGGGACAAATTGCCACAAACAATGGATAACGAAACAAGTcaataataacaaacaatttTAATGTTCTGTCTTCTGCACACCTGATTATCCATGTCCTGCCTGAGCTTTAGCTGACAGAGCTCTTAACTTTCAATGATATTTACAGTTACTGAAAGGCTTGGAAAAACAATCTTTGGCCAGTCCATGCACAGTAGGCACTATAATACAAAATtacaagacaaaataaataaactgcattgtaaaatacttaaatatt comes from Xyrauchen texanus isolate HMW12.3.18 chromosome 18, RBS_HiC_50CHRs, whole genome shotgun sequence and encodes:
- the LOC127658610 gene encoding LOW QUALITY PROTEIN: plasma membrane ascorbate-dependent reductase CYBRD1 (The sequence of the model RefSeq protein was modified relative to this genomic sequence to represent the inferred CDS: inserted 1 base in 1 codon; substituted 1 base at 1 genomic stop codon), producing MAEAGCDWNYEMVTAFSITAAHDTVVVYRLPWTWKCSKQMMKFIHAGLNALAFILVVISVVAVFDFHNAKNIPNMYSLHSWVGLNTVLLNPVQIVMVVAVYLRPMAPVYVPAALMPVHSYSGLFIFTSVITEKLKFALXEFVSFAKCINVNKDSPSEVVLVNGLGLLIAAFGALVVWISTXPSWKRPREQIPLRHAVAMETEESG